The genomic DNA ctggtCTTTAAACCTGCCAAAAGGAAAAtgcatcaaaccaaaaaaataagaatccaGTAATCAGGTTATCTCTCCCTCGCGTCCGcgaaaaaatattcaaagctTTCACTTATTATTGGATGAGTCTCGCAACCAAGACTTCAGCTCTGTAGACATTAACTCCTAATTGAAAGAATACAAATCAATCTTCTTCAATCCCGTGTGTGTACGTGTGTTTTGCACTCCTTGGCATTTACTAATCAACCAACATAAAGGACTCCTTACTAAGGAGACATATCATAATGGCACAAggattgaaataaaaattagagaaattgTAATCATAAAAACATTCACTTGCTGAACAATTCGATACAGATCAAAACTATTACAACCCATAGATAAGGATATCGTTTAAGCTTCCCTAGTTAGAAGTAGATCAAACTATACCAAACTCTCCAATTAACTTAATCTGACTAAATGATGATTTACTGATCCGGCTTTGTCTGGTTTTGGCTTGCATGGTGAAGATACCAAAGCGCTCCTTCCGCTGCATGCTCAGCTGCAGCTTTCTTATTACGTTTGGGATCCCCAAAACATTCCAAAACAGTATTCCCTGAAGAATCTCTAATCTCAACCACAACTTTGTATgtaaatctaaaccaaaaaaaaaaaaaaaaaaaaaaaacaaaaccaggttcatgcaaaaaaaaaagggtgtgATTAAAAACAGAAGCAAGCAGCAGGTAAGGTGTTCACTTACAATCTCATATGGCAAGGTCCATCAACTTTGCAGCATTCATAAACCGGAGGTCTCCAACGCTTGGAAGCACATATTTCGTGTAATACCGATTTCGCTGACCCTCTCTTAGATTCATCTGGAGCAAAAATCAGTGCAAAAGTTTTTACTGAACCTTAAAAGAGTTGCGAGattctaagtaaaaaaaaccgCACCTTTAGATTTCGGTTTGGTGTCTTCTGCTTCTGGtttaggaagaagaaggttcttcTCTTGTGTAATGCTTATGAGACTTCTTCTTGTGCTGTTAGGATCAATCTGAATgttagagaaggaagaaaaggcatttttttcttctttaacctCTTCCTCATTCACATCTATAAGCTTCTTTAACTCACTCTTCTGATCGAAACTCTGCATTCCAGCATTATCATCTTGCACCATCATCCTTGCTCTTGGCTTCTaacaaacccaaaataaaaacagtctaaaaaaattatcaaacaaagATTCGTTATTGCATcagacagaagaaaaaaataagtttagatATTTCAATTCAAGATGTGAATGAGGAGGCCAAATAAATTCAAGGTGAAAATTCACAGAAATTAACAAtcttaaaatagaaagaaacacAGAAATATCGATTCATCtctttcaagaaagaaagaaagagactttGAGAGGAATACTTATACCAGAGAGGAGGAGGGGGCGGGGATAGAAGATGGATCGAGAGGAGGAATATCTTTGAGACTGATGaaagatcttcttcttgatggGTTTATTTTGCCAATCCTCTGTTTCGTTACCCGATCCTCCATCTTCTTTCATCGCGTGTTTTCCAATCTCTTTCTTTGGAAAACGATAACCAATTCATTCATATCGTTGATCTCGACGACAATGGATAAGGTTCATTCATTTTGCCCCTACAAAAAAGTNttttttttttttttttttttttttttttttttttttttttttttgtcttctcggTTCCATTTGTGAATAACCTCTCTCTGTataccgatttttttttttttttttggtagtagtAGTGATCAAAGTTCAAACAcagaataataaattaaattctcAGAAGaaccaacaaaagaagaaaaaatgttacatacacatacacattgATCAGAAAACgcttagaaaaagaaaaaaaaaagggaaagtttTTCACAAAATCCGCAATGATCCGCCGAGTTCTACTGGTAAGAGTGGGATGAGTGAGTGCAAGACATCAGTTATAAGTGGTCTGTAACTTGGCTCAGGCTGTACACACAACACTGCTACCGCAGCAACCTGTTCACATTCGATCAAGAGAgtaaagagttaaaaaaaaaagaaacgaatctTTTCAGTATTTGGCCAAATAGGATTAGGTAGTAACATCTGTGTGAAGAAAAATGGGAATAATGATGAAGCTGACCTGATAGAGATGCTTTAAGTCCATGGTTCCTTTGATTGCAGGATCCAAGATATTGGGAAGATTAGCTCTATCACTCAGCTTAGGTACAGCCTGATCAAAGAAAATTCAGAATTCATATACCAGAGGATATATAACAAAGTGACTCTCTCGTgaaaatttatgatttgtatGTACCCAAGTTATGATGGATTCTGGTTCACAAGACGGTTTCTCCACTGATTTCTTCCCGAGAAGAAGTTCGAGGAGAATCACTCCAAATGAGTAGACATCATTCTTGTCTGTAACTTTCCCTGCAATATGAATAGAAAAATTTGAGTATCTCTCGGTTGGCATATGTCAAGAactcaaaaatattagttaccaTCAAGAAGATACTCGGAAGCTCTGTTCAGGTTTTTGTTCTGCGTCGTCAACACCATGGCAAACCCAAAATCTGATATCTGAAGAGAAGCAAATGGTGGCAACAGATCCTTACAAACTCATATTGTATGGAGAATAATACAAATATCTCTCTCCaagaaaaattctaaatcatactatcattttctcttttaccTTTGCATTGAAATCTGAGTCTAGAAGGATGCTAGATGATTTCAAATCTCTGTGAACTATCGGAGGATGGCAATGCTCGTGAAGATACTCCAATCCtctttataaaaagagaaaaaagactTTGTAAGCACATAACAaattcttcttgttgttgatgacaCGAAACTGTTCCCTAAATGTTTGAAAGTATGATTAGACTTTACCTTGCTATATCAACAGCTATTTTCATCCTAAGCTGCCAAGTTAAACCTGAACCTTGACTAGGCCCTGTAAGCATCCA from Camelina sativa cultivar DH55 chromosome 7, Cs, whole genome shotgun sequence includes the following:
- the LOC104703370 gene encoding ribonuclease 3-like protein 1 isoform X2 codes for the protein MEDRVTKQRIGKINPSRRRSFISLKDIPPLDPSSIPAPSSSLPRARMMVQDDNAGMQSFDQKSELKKLIDVNEEEVKEEKNAFSSFSNIQIDPNSTRRSLISITQEKNLLLPKPEAEDTKPKSKDESKRGSAKSVLHEICASKRWRPPVYECCKVDGPCHMRLFTYKVVVEIRDSSGNTVLECFGDPKRNKKAAAEHAAEGALWYLHHASQNQTKPDQ
- the LOC104703370 gene encoding ribonuclease 3-like protein 1 isoform X1; the encoded protein is MEDRVTKQRIGKINPSRRRSFISLKDIPPLDPSSIPAPSSSLKPRARMMVQDDNAGMQSFDQKSELKKLIDVNEEEVKEEKNAFSSFSNIQIDPNSTRRSLISITQEKNLLLPKPEAEDTKPKSKDESKRGSAKSVLHEICASKRWRPPVYECCKVDGPCHMRLFTYKVVVEIRDSSGNTVLECFGDPKRNKKAAAEHAAEGALWYLHHASQNQTKPDQ
- the LOC104703370 gene encoding ribonuclease 3-like protein 1 isoform X3 encodes the protein MEDRVTKQRIGKINPSRRRSFISLKDIPPLDPSSIPAPSSSLKPRARMMVQDDNAGMQSFDQKSELKKLIDVNEEEVKEEKNAFSSFSNIQIDPNSTRRSLISITQEKNLLLPKPEAEDTKPKSKDESKRGSAKSVLHEICASKRWRPPVYECCKVDGPCHMRLEYCFGMFWGSQT